The Parambassis ranga chromosome 1, fParRan2.1, whole genome shotgun sequence genome includes a region encoding these proteins:
- the jupa gene encoding junction plakoglobin a produces the protein MAMQMGEVESGHVKVAEWQQTMYGLDSGIQSGATTVRDDGSEYVTSKQYTMTTTIMNDAPDLDAHYSMTRAQRVRAAMFPETLEGGTTILSTQTDPSQMTNVQRLAEPSQMLKTAIIHLINYQDDAELATRAVPELTKLLNDEDQVVVSKAAQIVNQLTRKEASRHALMQSPQMVAAVVRAMQNTSDMETARATASILHNLSHQREGLLSIFKSGGIPALVRMLSSPMESVLFYAITTLHNLLLHQEGAKMAVRLADGLQRMVPLLKKSNPKFLAITTDCLQLLSYGNQESKLIILANGGPEGLVHIMRNYNYEKLLWTTSRVLKVLSVCPSNKPAIVEAGGMQALGKHLTGSSQRLMQNCLWTLRNLSDAATKQEGMDSLLQVLVGLLSSDDLNMLTCATGILSNLTCNNAHNKSLVTQSNGVEALIHAILRAGEKEDVTEPAVCALRHLTSRHQQAEVAQNAVRRHYGIPAIVKLLNQPHYWPVIKAAVGLIRNLALCPENQAPLRDAGAIPRLVNLLLKAHQDAQKHGSSNQQQYQDGVRMEEIVEGCTGALHILARDPINRAEIANLDTIPLFVQLLYSPVDNVKRVAAGVLCELALDKPSAEVIDSEGASAPLMELLHSNNEGIATYAAAVLFRISEDKNSDYKKRVSVELTHSLFKHDPAAWEMAHNAAPMDGPYADELDGGFSGGYGGYAGDMGMDGMDGNIMHDDYAGSMAYDRQYPEQY, from the exons ATGGCCATGCAAA TGGGTGAAGTTGAGAGTGGCCATGTGAAGGTGGCCGAGTGGCAGCAGACGATGTACGGCCTGGACTCAGGCATCCAGTCCGGAGCCACCACAGTCCGAGATGACGGCAGCGAGTATGTCACCTCCAAGCAATACACCATGACCACCACCATCATGAATGACGCCCCAG ATCTGGATGCCCACTACTCCATGACCAGAGCCCAGCGGGTGCGGGCTGCGATGTTCCCGGAGACGCTGGAGGGAGGCACCACCATCCTGTCCACTCAGACCGACCCGTCCCAGATGACTAACGTCCAGCGGCTGGCCGAGCCCTCTCAGATGCTGAAAACAGCCATTATCCACCTGATCAACTACCAGGATGACGCCGAGCTGGCCACACGCGCCGTGCCAGAGCTCACCAAACTGCTCAATGATGAAGACCAG GTGGTGGTCAGCAAGGCGGCACAGATCGTCAACCAGCTCACACGTAAGGAGGCGTCGCGACATGCGCTGATGCAGTCGCCTCAGATGGTGGCCGCGGTGGTGAGGGCCATGCAGAACACAAGCGACATGGAGACGGCAAGGGCCACGGCCAGCATCCTCCACAACCTCTCCCACCAGAGAGAGGGCCTGCTGTCCATCTTCAAGTCTGGAGGGATCCCTGCTCTTGTCCGCATGCTTAG CTCCCCCATGGAGTCTGTGCTCTTTTATGCTATCACCACGCTCcacaacctgctgctgcaccagGAGGGCGCCAAGATGGCGGTGCGTCTGGCTGACGGTCTGCAGAGGATGGTCCCCCTGCTGAAGAAGAGCAACCCTAAGTTTCTGGCCATCACCACAGactgcctgcagctgctgtcgtATGGCAACCAGGAgagcaag CTGATTATCCTTGCCAACGGCGGCCCTGAGGGTCTTGTTCACATCATGAGAAACTACAACTATGAGAAACTGCTGTGGACCACAAGCCGTGTCCTCAAAGTGCTGTCTGTGTGCCCCAGCAACAAACCTGCCATTGTGGAGGCTG GTGGCATGCAGGCTCTAGGCAAACACCTCACAGGCTCCAGCCAGCGCCTCATGCAGAACTGCCTGTGGACACTCAGGAACCTGTCTGATGCCGCCACCAAGCAG gaGGGTATGGACAGTCTGCTACAGGTGCTGGTGGGTCTGCTCAGCTCAGATGACCTCAACATGCTCACATGCGCCACCGGCATCCTGTCTAACCTCACATGCAACAATGCCCACAATAAATCCCTGGTCACTCAAAGTAATGGCGTGGAGGCACTGATCCACGCCATCCTGCGCGCCGGGGAGAAGGAGGATGTAACCGAACCGGCTGTCTGCGCCCTGCGCCACCTGACTTCACGCCACCAGCAGGCTGAGGTGGCACAGAATGCAGTGAGGAGACACTACGGCATCCCCGCCATCGTCAAGCTGCTCAACCAACCCCACTACTGGCCCGTCATCAAG GCGGCTGTTGGCCTGATCCGTAACCTGGCCCTGTGCCCGGAGAACCAGGCCCCGCTGAGGGATGCAGGAGCGATCCCCCGCCTGGTCAATCTGCTGCTCAAAGCCCACCAGGACGCCCAGAAACACGGCTCATCCAACCAGCAGCAGTACCAG GATGGAGTGAGGATGGAGGAGATTGTGGAGGGCTGCACTGGAGCTCTGCACATCCTGGCCAGAGATCCCATCAACAGAGCAGAGATCGCCAACCTGGACACAATTCCTCTGTTTGTTCAG CTGCTCTACTCTCCAGTGGACAACGTGAAGCGTGTGGCAGCAGGCGTCCTGTGCGAGCTGGCTCTGGACAAACCGTCAGCTGAAGTTATTGACAGTGAGGGAGCATCCGCCccactgatggagctgctgcactCCAACAACGAGGGCATCG CTACATACGCTGCAGCTGTGCTTTTCCGCATCTCGGAGGATAAGAACTCCGACTACAAGAAGCGAGTGTCAGTGGAGCTGACGCACTCTCTGTTCAAACATGACCCCGCTGCCTGGGAGATG gccCACAACGCTGCCCCCATGGATGGACCCTATGCAGATG AGCTTGATGGTGGTTTCTCAGGCGGATATGGAGGGTATGCAGGTGACATGGGAATGGATGGCATGGATGGAAACATAATGCACGATGATTACGCAGGCAGCATGGCCTACGACAGACAATACCCCGAGCAATATTAA
- the LOC114433751 gene encoding Kv channel-interacting protein 2-like: protein MKSRSQDQSLSDSRELDRSYDPLTGNPPSKPNKKTIKQRFLKLLPCCRSGSSPSVNEGSIGDEGELSTVCHRPERLDRLVQQTNFSKKELQVLYRGFKNECPSGVVDEETFKSIYAQFFPQGDSSMYAHFLFEAFDTHNNGLVSFKDFVVSLSIILRGSITDKLNWAFNLYDLNKDGCITREEMTDIMHSIYEMMGKYTYPSVKDNAPKEHVDSFFQKMDKNNDGVVTIEEFLETCQKDENIIQSMHMFDHVI from the exons atgaaatccAGGAGTCAGGACCAGAGTTTGTCAGACTCCAGAGAGCTGGACAGATCCTACGACCCGCTCACAG GTAATCCTCCATCCAAACCCAATAAAAAGACCATAAAGCAGCGCTTCCTCAAACTCCTGCCCTGCTGTCGCTCCGGCTCCAGCCCTTCAGTTAACGAAG GAAGTATAGGTGATGAGGGTGAACTGTCCACAGTGTGCCACAGACCAGAGAGGCTCGACCGCCTCGTACAGCAGACCAACTTCAGCAAGAAGGAGCTGCAGGTCCTCTACCGGGGGTTCAAAAAC GAGTGTCCGAGCGGCGTGGTGGATGAGGAGACTTTCAAAAGCATCTACGCCCAGTTCTTCCCTCAGGGAG ATTCAAGTATGTATGCACATTTCCTGTTTGAAGCctttgacacacacaacaacgGACTGGTCAGTTTTAAG gACTTTGTTGTGAGCCTGTCCATCATCTTGAGAGGCTCCATAACAGATAAACTCAACTGGGCCTTTAACCTGTACGATCTGAACAAAGACGGCTGCATCACCAGAGAG GagatgacagatataatgcacTCCATCTATGAGATGATGGGGAAGTACACCTACCCCAGCGTAAAGGATAACGCTCCAAAGGAGCATGTTGACAGCTTCTTCCAG aaaatgGACAAGAACAATGATGGAGTAGTCACCATCGAGGAGTTCCTGGAGACATGTCAAAAG GATGAGAACATCATTCAGTCCATGCACATGTTTGATCATGTCATCTAA